A DNA window from Vanessa cardui chromosome 16, ilVanCard2.1, whole genome shotgun sequence contains the following coding sequences:
- the LOC124536373 gene encoding uncharacterized protein LOC124536373: MIFSCGNPQPQPQPQGLIVETGNGASVLQLPATTLEQIRHIAADPGASTLRLPPPATELPVGARESDFDLCYVCKHCKVAFPSAAPLQTHQARSCYAGREALRGVIRVVQPALECRVCPGERFRTAADFRRHADTDSHLRRTAPSSQPAVPEPLSHEMEDVVNQITLLAARAAQDASPKDPNVTFCAPGSRFTQPGELPLASAGH, encoded by the exons ATGATTTTCAGTT GCGGAAACCCACAACCACAGCCTCAGCCTCAAGGGTTGATCGTGGAAACAGGGAATGGCGCAAGCGTTCTTCAACTACCAGCGACAACCCTGGAGCAGATACGACATATCGCGGCTGATCCCGGCGCTTCTACCTTACGCCTGCCGCCGCCCGCCACGGAGCTTCCGGTTGGTGCTCGCGAGTCAGACTTCGACTTGTGCTACGTTTGCAAACACTGCAAAGTCGCCTTCCCATCGGCCGCACCTCTACAAACTCACCAAGCGCGCTCGTGTTACGCCGGTCGAGAGGCTTTGCGAGGTGTCATTCGAGTAGTTCAACCAGCGCTCGAGTGCAGAGTATGTCCCGGTGAACGGTTCCGCACCGCAGCAGACTTCCGCCGCCACGCTGACACCGACTCTCACCTTCGCCGCACCGCACCGTCGTCGCAGCCGGCCGTGCCGGAGCCGCTCAGCCACGAAATGGAGGATGTCGTCAACCAGATAACGCTACTGGCAGCTCGCGCCGCGCAAGATGCCTCTCCGAAAGATCCCAACGTCACCTTCTGCGCGCCGGGATCGCGTTTCACGCAGCCAGGCGAACTCCCTCTCGCCAGCGCTGGCCACTAA